A stretch of Scheffersomyces stipitis CBS 6054 chromosome 2, complete sequence DNA encodes these proteins:
- the ALS1 gene encoding Agglutinin-like protein 1 precursor produces VMLRTIIFLFFYSIVRAAEITGVFTSFDSLVFQNGGTYPYEAPANPSWIATLSWAMDGNVVAPGDTFTLHMPCTFKLTTDNTIILGAEGTTYATCSHFSGEIIVPYSELYCTITDSLLPGMTVEGSTYFPVVFNTGGSALASDLEDSTCFTNGENTVSFYDGDTQLSTSVVFEAGPPSANINPDIVIFRARVLPQLNSSQHYAAIGWCPNGYTSGTLGFTFTGGTLDCDSVHASITNQLNDFHYPTNADPNFSYTFTCSPTSYQINFENIPAGYRPFIDGLTRPSGPALSVFYTNRYLCADETTFRQQNLNVNWGEYADGPTSGNGNVIVVTTSTYSGSHTQISTATGESTNTIIVYVPTPTVTITETWTGRETSTTTVFPTSEGGTVIVIIDLPTDPPPNPTTTITSVWTGTDTTTVTVTDTEGGTDTVIVQVPANPTTTITSVWTGTDTTTITVTDTEGGTDTVIVQVP; encoded by the coding sequence GTGATGCTTAGAACAAtaatttttcttttcttttacCTGATTGTAAGAGCTGCTGAAATAACTGGTGTATTCACTAGTTTTGACTCTCTCGTTTTCCAGAATGGTGGAACCTATCCTTATGAAGCACCTGCAAACCCTAGCTGGATTGCTACCTTAAGCTGGGCAATGGATGGCAATGTAGTTGCTCCTGGAGACACATTTACTTTACATATGCCATGCACTTTTAAGCTTACAACCGATAATACAATCATTCTAGGAGCAGAAGGTACGACATACGCTACATGTCTGCATTTTTCAGGAGAAATTATTGTTCCTTATTCTGAATTGTATTGTACAATTACAGATTCATTACTACCTGGTATGACAGTAGAAGGTTCCACTTACTTCCCTGTTGTATTCAATACTGGCGGAAGTGCATTGGCCAGCGATTTGGAAGACTCTACATGTTTCACGAATGGGGAGAACACTGTCTCCTTCTACGATGGAGATACACAACTTTCCACCAGTGTTGTTTTCGAGGCAGGGCCACCAAGTGCCAATATAAATCCAGACATTGTTATATTTAGAGCTAGAGTGCTTCCTCAACTTAATAGCAGCCAACATTATGCTGCCATTGGTTGGTGTCCTAATGGTTACACCTCGGGTACCTTGGGGTTTACTTTCACTGGTGGAACTCTTGATTGTGATTCAGTCCATGCCTCAATTACCAACCAGTTGAATGACTTCCATTATCCAACCAATGCCGACCCCAATTTTCTGTATACTTTCACTTGTTCACCTACATCCTATCAGatcaattttgaaaatattCCAGCTGGATATAGACCATTTATCGATGGTCTTACCAGGCCATCAGGCCCCGCTCTTTCTGTCTTTTATACCAATCGCTATCTATGTGCTGATGAGACGACATTTAGACAGCAAAATCTTAATGTAAATTGGGGTGAATATGCAGATGGTCCGACTAGTGGTAACGGCAATGTCATTGTGGTCACAACTTCTACATACAGTGGTTCACATACCCAGATATCCACTGCCACAGGCGAATCAACGAACACTATTATTGTTTATGTACCTACTCCAACAGTTACAATAACAGAGACATGGACTGGGCGCGAAACAAGCACGACCACTGTATTTCCAACATCAGAAGGAGGTACTGTAATAGTTATTATCGACTTACCAACGGATCCTCCACCtaacccaaccaccactatCACATCCGTATGGACAggtactgatactactacagtcacagtaactgacacagaaggaggaactGATAcagtaattgttcaagttcctgcaaacccaaccaccactatCACATCTGTCTGGACTGGAactgatactactacaattACGGTGactgacacagaaggaggcaccgatactgtcattgttcaagttcct